In Pedobacter sp. W3I1, one DNA window encodes the following:
- a CDS encoding TonB-dependent receptor domain-containing protein: MKSKLVAFLAVWINIAFTFAQAQTSPSRIYGRVTDAEGKNIEYATAALLKDSVLVKTTFTEKDGLFSFDNLAYGKYLIKISVVGSPIYQTDTLVLTANKAVINLADIKIKAGATNLKEVNISGQKAFVERKIDRTVVNVDALISNAGTTALDVLSKSPGVNVDQNGAISLKGKNGVAIFIDDKPTYLSGADLENYLRSLPSSSLDQIELMTNPPARYDAAGNGGVINIKTKKTKTAGFNGGVNLSLNQGELSRSNNSFNFNYRKDKINVFGNLSYNLNNSFTDLDLNRKYKNADGSAKSYFNQNSYFRRHGNTFNLKTGLDYYASDRTTWGVVLTGMNRISRQVNNNTSNLSNASMQLDSVIRAENIDQIKYQNAGVNLNYRHKFKQAGRELTFDADYLLYRNQTDQTYYNFSYLPGGTLKYQDILTGNLPSNIDIYTAKADYSHPLENKWKLDAGVKTAYTKTDNIADYFNTANGKTSADYEKSNHFLYEENINAVYLNMSREGKRFSLQAGLRYENTVSNGHQLGNLIKPDSSFKRTYNSLFPTLYFSYKLDTAGNNQLGLNYGRRIDRPYYQDLNPFFSPLDKFTYYVGNPFLKPSFTQSIELSHTYKNKITTTFGYSWVRDEVNETIEILNGTYYSRPANVGKTRVANVSVNAEIDLTKWAKLNAYMEFAKIVSKTDFYTGFLVTNGSYLRANPNVQFKISPTWNAEMSMSYQSKLSNVQFLLGSVHEFGAAVQKKLSAKSTLKLAANDIFRDRIFNGVINNLAATEANWTNKQDSRNFVLSYSYRFGKAFSAPAKHESSGADAEKNRVKN, from the coding sequence ATGAAATCTAAGCTCGTGGCTTTTTTAGCCGTATGGATAAATATTGCCTTTACCTTTGCTCAAGCCCAAACTTCTCCATCCAGAATTTACGGCCGTGTAACGGATGCCGAAGGAAAAAATATAGAATATGCTACTGCTGCGCTGCTTAAAGATTCGGTGTTGGTTAAAACGACCTTCACTGAAAAGGATGGATTGTTTAGCTTTGATAACCTCGCTTATGGTAAATACCTGATTAAAATATCGGTGGTCGGATCGCCAATATATCAAACCGATACCTTGGTTTTAACCGCCAATAAGGCTGTTATCAATTTGGCCGACATCAAGATCAAAGCTGGAGCTACCAATTTAAAAGAGGTTAATATTTCAGGACAAAAGGCTTTTGTAGAGCGAAAAATAGACCGTACGGTGGTTAATGTTGACGCTTTGATTTCGAATGCAGGCACAACTGCACTGGATGTACTGAGTAAATCACCTGGGGTAAACGTAGATCAGAACGGGGCAATTTCGCTGAAAGGCAAAAACGGAGTCGCCATTTTTATTGATGATAAACCGACTTATTTATCGGGCGCCGATCTGGAGAATTACCTGCGTTCGCTGCCTTCCTCATCTCTTGATCAGATTGAACTGATGACTAATCCACCGGCCAGATATGATGCGGCGGGAAACGGAGGCGTAATTAACATCAAAACCAAGAAAACCAAAACCGCTGGGTTTAATGGTGGGGTTAATCTGAGTTTGAACCAGGGTGAGTTAAGCCGGTCGAACAACAGTTTTAATTTTAACTACCGCAAGGATAAAATCAATGTTTTCGGAAACCTGAGTTATAACCTCAATAACAGTTTTACCGATCTCGATCTGAACCGGAAATATAAAAATGCTGATGGTAGTGCCAAATCCTACTTTAATCAGAATTCTTATTTCCGCAGGCATGGCAATACCTTTAATTTGAAAACAGGGCTTGATTATTATGCATCCGACCGTACAACATGGGGCGTGGTACTTACCGGAATGAACCGGATTTCCAGACAGGTAAACAACAATACTAGTAACCTGTCTAATGCGTCAATGCAGTTAGATTCGGTAATCAGGGCTGAAAATATCGATCAGATTAAATATCAAAATGCAGGGGTGAATTTAAATTACAGGCATAAGTTTAAGCAGGCCGGGCGAGAATTAACTTTCGATGCAGATTATTTGCTTTACCGCAACCAGACCGATCAAACCTATTACAACTTTAGTTATCTGCCTGGCGGAACATTAAAATATCAAGATATTTTAACCGGTAATTTGCCTTCGAATATTGATATTTACACCGCTAAAGCGGATTATTCACATCCACTGGAAAATAAGTGGAAGCTTGATGCGGGTGTTAAAACTGCTTATACCAAAACCGATAACATTGCCGATTACTTTAATACAGCAAACGGAAAAACCAGTGCTGATTATGAAAAGAGTAATCACTTTTTATATGAAGAAAATATAAATGCAGTTTACCTGAATATGAGCAGAGAAGGGAAGCGGTTTTCACTTCAAGCCGGTCTGAGATATGAAAACACGGTTTCTAACGGGCACCAGTTGGGGAATCTGATTAAACCCGATTCGAGTTTTAAAAGAACCTATAACAGCTTATTTCCAACGCTTTATTTCTCCTATAAACTCGATACCGCCGGGAATAACCAACTAGGACTGAATTATGGAAGAAGGATTGACCGGCCATATTATCAGGATCTTAATCCATTCTTTTCTCCTTTGGATAAGTTTACCTATTATGTTGGTAATCCTTTTTTAAAGCCTTCTTTTACACAAAGTATCGAACTTTCTCATACTTATAAAAATAAGATTACCACAACATTTGGTTACAGCTGGGTGAGAGATGAGGTAAATGAAACCATCGAAATTTTAAATGGCACCTATTATAGCAGACCAGCAAATGTGGGCAAAACAAGAGTGGCCAATGTTTCGGTAAATGCGGAGATCGATCTTACGAAATGGGCGAAATTAAATGCCTACATGGAGTTTGCCAAAATAGTTTCGAAAACCGATTTCTATACTGGTTTTTTGGTTACCAATGGCAGTTACTTAAGAGCAAACCCAAATGTACAATTTAAAATCAGTCCGACATGGAATGCAGAAATGAGCATGAGCTATCAGAGTAAACTTTCTAATGTTCAGTTTTTACTGGGATCGGTGCATGAGTTTGGTGCAGCGGTACAGAAAAAGCTCTCTGCAAAAAGCACCTTGAAATTAGCTGCAAACGATATTTTTAGAGATCGGATATTTAATGGCGTAATTAACAATCTGGCTGCAACTGAAGCCAATTGGACAAACAAGCAAGACTCAAGGAACTTTGTTTTGAGCTATAGCTATCGTTTTGGTAAAGCTTTTTCTGCGCCTGCTAAACACGAATCTTCTGGTGCCGATGCAGAAAAGAACAGGGTGAAGAATTAA
- a CDS encoding BlaI/MecI/CopY family transcriptional regulator, with translation MKSNRIENNLPEPTKAELEILQVLWEFGPSTVRFVNEKLNEQREVNYTSTLKQMQILTEKGILKRDESQMKHIYIPVEAEEKTKVQLLNRFVNTLYKGSASQLMMQLLGNEKTSKQEIEEIKRLLDSME, from the coding sequence ATGAAAAGTAATCGAATTGAAAATAATCTGCCTGAACCTACTAAAGCTGAATTAGAAATTCTTCAGGTATTATGGGAGTTCGGTCCATCTACAGTTCGGTTTGTAAACGAAAAATTGAACGAACAGCGCGAGGTGAATTATACCTCAACTTTAAAGCAGATGCAGATCTTAACCGAGAAAGGGATATTAAAACGTGATGAAAGCCAAATGAAGCACATTTATATTCCTGTTGAAGCTGAAGAGAAAACCAAAGTCCAGTTGTTAAACCGTTTTGTAAATACCTTATATAAAGGATCTGCTTCACAGTTAATGATGCAGCTTCTGGGTAATGAGAAAACCTCAAAACAGGAGATAGAAGAGATAAAGCGGCTATTGGATAGCATGGAATAA
- a CDS encoding NAD(P)-dependent oxidoreductase, with protein MNHTKIGWIGLGNMGIPMAEQLIKANYTVRVYNRSKGKEASLKEMGASIAETPKELIAVTDVVIVMVSDDAAIKQIFDGEEGLFSVETSDKIIVNMSTVSPSISKEMAAQCKAKGNLYLDAPVSGSVKQAETGQLVIMVGGEEDAFNQVKPILEKMGKLAKLVGGNGAGNSAKLAINSLLALYAQGLAETVLFANQQGIKTEDLLELINNAAIGNVFTKIKGDAIIADHYKAVFALKHIVKDLNLAKAEGISSPLAKTVLNTFADAAAKYGEEDIIAVIKQVKA; from the coding sequence ATGAATCATACAAAAATAGGTTGGATCGGCTTAGGGAACATGGGTATCCCGATGGCAGAGCAATTGATAAAAGCAAATTATACGGTTAGGGTTTACAACAGGAGCAAGGGTAAGGAAGCTTCGTTGAAAGAGATGGGTGCATCAATCGCCGAAACGCCTAAAGAACTGATTGCTGTTACTGATGTCGTAATCGTTATGGTTTCTGATGATGCCGCAATAAAACAAATTTTTGATGGAGAAGAAGGCCTTTTTAGTGTAGAAACTTCGGATAAGATTATCGTTAATATGAGTACGGTTTCTCCTTCAATTTCAAAAGAAATGGCAGCGCAGTGTAAAGCAAAAGGAAATCTTTATTTAGACGCACCGGTTTCAGGAAGTGTAAAGCAGGCAGAAACAGGTCAGTTGGTTATCATGGTGGGTGGTGAAGAAGATGCATTTAATCAGGTTAAACCGATTCTCGAAAAAATGGGCAAACTTGCCAAACTTGTTGGTGGCAATGGTGCAGGTAACAGTGCAAAACTGGCCATTAATTCGCTTTTGGCCTTATATGCACAGGGCTTGGCCGAAACCGTTTTGTTTGCTAATCAGCAGGGAATTAAAACGGAAGACCTATTGGAACTCATCAATAATGCTGCTATCGGCAACGTTTTTACCAAAATTAAAGGTGATGCTATAATTGCTGATCATTACAAAGCTGTTTTCGCGCTTAAACATATTGTAAAAGATCTGAACCTGGCGAAAGCGGAGGGGATTTCATCGCCCCTGGCTAAAACTGTACTGAATACTTTCGCAGATGCCGCTGCAAAATATGGAGAAGAAGATATCATTGCAGTGATTAAACAGGTTAAGGCATAA
- a CDS encoding M56 family metallopeptidase yields the protein MEFKLINLLPENWLHALGATLFHSLWLGVILALLAGLVMFTTRKASAATRYNLLTVCLALFVVAIFFTFYKELQKPIGSIAGEVVINLHGGAADQPVISNVQHDMYSGLNKILYLWNAYAYQIVLIWFLIICGKSIQLMVGLNGVYHLRKHKTYAAGKKWDEKLAMLAGKLGLSQPVKIMQSGIAQAPMVIGHFKPLILIPLGLLTGLSNAEVEAILSHELAHIKRKDYLVNLLQSFIEIVFFFNPAVLWVSQLIKTEREHCCDDLAIACVSDRKNYVQALIFCQEFKQRAPAYAMAITGKKGSLLHRASRMLFNTNSTLNKMEKTILTIALVSVVVCSAAFKSVGYAKTVTRKKISTSLQVLQDTAKKSKPAEGKSADQLEKEINSKMDRQLKVLEEKRKKDEDVKARVADKKAIEGDINKAREDARMRKVDAKARIADENLRIADEKLAKEDAKLAKEDAKWAKEDAKWTKEVDKWAKEDAKWIQEGKDGDGPRVPRAPRPPRPPRAPKTPRAAYATPSLPPAPPTPANMPTPPTPPTPPVYNETKGAKTSSQRTVTTKSVTNGDGHDYTNQINQELMKDGIISSTNKLSYKLNKDELIVNGIKQNTDVQKKYKQRFLKNDKHSLMYNFLIENHKN from the coding sequence ATGGAATTTAAGTTAATTAACCTTTTACCCGAAAATTGGCTTCATGCCCTCGGTGCTACTTTATTCCACTCGCTGTGGCTTGGGGTAATATTGGCCTTGCTTGCCGGTTTGGTTATGTTTACCACCCGAAAAGCAAGTGCTGCAACGCGCTATAACTTACTCACTGTTTGTTTAGCATTGTTTGTTGTCGCCATATTCTTCACCTTTTACAAAGAACTGCAAAAGCCTATAGGTTCTATAGCCGGTGAGGTGGTGATTAATCTCCATGGTGGGGCCGCCGATCAGCCTGTAATTTCAAATGTTCAGCATGATATGTATTCAGGGCTGAACAAAATTCTTTATTTATGGAATGCATATGCTTATCAGATTGTGCTGATCTGGTTTTTAATTATATGTGGAAAAAGCATTCAGTTGATGGTAGGTTTAAATGGTGTATATCATTTACGTAAACATAAAACCTATGCTGCAGGTAAAAAATGGGATGAAAAGTTAGCTATGCTGGCCGGAAAATTGGGTTTAAGTCAACCGGTTAAAATCATGCAATCGGGCATTGCGCAGGCGCCAATGGTTATAGGCCATTTTAAACCCTTAATTCTGATTCCATTAGGCTTGTTAACCGGCCTGTCAAATGCTGAGGTTGAGGCAATTCTTTCTCACGAACTGGCCCACATTAAGCGTAAAGATTATCTGGTAAACCTATTACAAAGTTTTATCGAAATCGTTTTTTTCTTTAACCCAGCGGTACTTTGGGTATCACAATTAATAAAAACAGAACGCGAACATTGCTGCGATGATTTGGCCATTGCCTGTGTAAGCGATCGCAAAAACTACGTTCAGGCCCTCATATTCTGTCAGGAGTTTAAGCAGCGTGCACCTGCTTATGCCATGGCGATAACGGGTAAGAAAGGTAGCCTGCTGCATAGGGCAAGCAGGATGTTATTTAATACCAATTCAACTTTAAACAAAATGGAAAAGACAATATTAACCATCGCCCTGGTATCGGTAGTGGTTTGCAGTGCCGCTTTTAAAAGCGTTGGCTATGCAAAAACAGTTACCAGAAAAAAAATATCCACTTCACTACAGGTTTTACAGGATACAGCTAAAAAATCTAAACCTGCTGAAGGGAAATCTGCTGATCAATTGGAAAAAGAAATCAATTCTAAAATGGATCGCCAATTGAAAGTTTTAGAGGAAAAGCGTAAAAAAGATGAAGATGTGAAAGCCAGAGTTGCAGATAAAAAAGCTATAGAAGGCGATATCAATAAGGCAAGAGAAGATGCAAGGATGAGAAAAGTAGATGCCAAAGCCAGAATTGCTGACGAAAATCTGAGAATAGCGGACGAGAAACTTGCTAAAGAAGATGCTAAATTAGCTAAGGAAGACGCCAAATGGGCAAAAGAAGATGCCAAGTGGACAAAGGAAGTTGATAAATGGGCAAAAGAGGACGCTAAATGGATTCAGGAGGGTAAAGATGGCGATGGTCCCCGCGTGCCAAGAGCACCGCGTCCGCCACGCCCACCAAGAGCGCCAAAGACACCTCGTGCGGCATATGCTACACCATCGTTACCTCCGGCTCCACCAACTCCAGCTAATATGCCTACACCGCCTACACCACCAACTCCTCCGGTTTATAACGAAACAAAGGGTGCTAAAACAAGTTCGCAGCGTACTGTTACCACAAAAAGTGTAACCAATGGTGATGGTCACGATTATACCAACCAAATCAATCAGGAATTGATGAAAGACGGTATCATTAGCAGTACCAATAAACTCTCGTACAAGCTCAATAAAGATGAATTGATCGTAAACGGTATCAAACAAAATACCGACGTGCAGAAAAAATACAAGCAAAGGTTTTTAAAAAACGATAAGCATTCGCTGATGTATAATTTCCTGATCGAAAATCATAAAAACTAA
- a CDS encoding DUF808 domain-containing protein gives MASGFFAILDDIGALMDDVAVTAKVAAKKTAGILGDDLAVNAEKSTGFLSSRELPVLWAITKGSFVNKLIIVPIALLLNFFFPIAIKVILVLGGLYLAYEGVEKVVEYFFHRSKPSHVEAKEVIQEGEAAEKAKIKSAIITDFILSIEIVIIALGSVLEEKLLIQILTVSAVALLATVGVYGIVALIVRMDDAGYRLMKASDEKGIFSFIGNLLVRSLPVIIKILSVVGTVALILVSGGIFAHNIGFLHHILHTLPSILREFAFGLAAGLASVLVVTVGKKLLAIVRA, from the coding sequence ATGGCTTCAGGTTTTTTTGCAATTTTGGATGATATAGGTGCTTTAATGGACGATGTAGCGGTAACAGCTAAGGTAGCAGCCAAGAAGACTGCGGGGATTTTGGGCGATGATTTAGCAGTAAACGCAGAAAAATCAACTGGTTTTCTTTCCTCTAGAGAATTGCCCGTATTATGGGCAATTACAAAGGGATCATTTGTGAATAAGCTTATTATTGTCCCCATTGCATTATTGCTCAATTTCTTTTTCCCGATAGCGATCAAAGTGATTTTGGTGCTAGGCGGGCTGTATTTGGCATACGAGGGAGTAGAAAAGGTTGTTGAATATTTCTTTCATCGATCAAAGCCCTCGCATGTGGAAGCAAAAGAGGTTATCCAAGAAGGTGAGGCAGCAGAAAAAGCAAAGATCAAATCTGCAATTATTACCGATTTTATTCTATCAATAGAAATTGTAATTATTGCCTTGGGAAGCGTGCTCGAAGAAAAGCTACTTATACAAATTCTGACTGTATCAGCTGTAGCTTTGTTAGCTACCGTTGGTGTTTATGGTATCGTAGCCCTAATTGTAAGGATGGATGATGCCGGATATCGCTTAATGAAGGCCTCGGATGAAAAAGGTATATTTTCATTCATCGGAAACCTACTGGTTCGTTCTTTACCGGTTATCATAAAAATATTAAGTGTTGTAGGCACGGTAGCATTGATCTTGGTTTCAGGGGGGATTTTTGCTCATAATATTGGTTTTCTACATCATATTCTTCATACTTTGCCTTCGATTCTTAGGGAATTTGCTTTTGGATTAGCAGCTGGACTTGCCTCAGTGCTTGTTGTTACTGTGGGTAAAAAGCTTTTAGCCATTGTCAGAGCATAA
- a CDS encoding NUDIX domain-containing protein, with amino-acid sequence MKQSAGILLFRRKDQQVEFFLVHPGGPFFTKKDLGFWTVPKGELNEGEEALTAAIREFKEETGHSLTGNFIELTPIIQKGGKKVLCWAIEGELDPSTIVSNTFEIEWPPRSGKKQSFAEIDKAKWFAYSDAIKYINEKQVALLDELNAKLSR; translated from the coding sequence ATGAAACAAAGTGCCGGAATACTGCTCTTCAGAAGAAAAGATCAGCAAGTAGAATTTTTTCTGGTTCACCCCGGTGGGCCGTTCTTTACTAAAAAAGATCTTGGCTTTTGGACAGTGCCCAAAGGGGAATTAAATGAAGGTGAAGAAGCTTTAACGGCTGCTATCCGCGAATTTAAAGAAGAAACAGGTCACAGCTTAACCGGCAATTTCATTGAATTAACTCCTATTATACAAAAGGGAGGTAAAAAAGTACTGTGCTGGGCTATAGAAGGAGAACTTGATCCCTCTACCATTGTTAGTAATACCTTCGAAATAGAATGGCCGCCCCGATCGGGTAAAAAGCAAAGTTTTGCCGAAATAGATAAAGCCAAGTGGTTTGCCTACAGTGATGCCATTAAATATATCAACGAAAAGCAGGTTGCCTTACTCGATGAATTAAATGCCAAACTAAGCCGTTAA
- a CDS encoding response regulator: protein MIILEDFDLRIKITELLTIGKYNVKSTNSGKQAIEIIRTSPVDIIISGINVAEIDGFGVLRVVNKFMETAGISVIMLLANQDYDLARRVMELGADGYLMPPFDDGELLNHVEVKLRKKRLQHELFLKQHIQLRNIHNTSDELSWLRSRFEGYLPRSFKKSQVLYNKGERRSLGLHYIISGKIKTYISDAAGHVLITGIYGPHEYFGIQGTLLGNENREIAEAINNTEILTIPYADVQNLISDYPDLFSIFAKNLAHTLNNRDEKLLDIAYYSVRKRIAKAIIELTKLNHESAENDRFILPRHDLACLVGIATETLSRVLSDFTREGLIEKDGNNIIVLDMNSLKMMKN from the coding sequence TTGATTATACTTGAGGATTTTGATTTAAGGATAAAAATCACTGAGCTACTTACAATTGGCAAATACAATGTAAAATCAACAAATAGTGGTAAGCAGGCGATTGAAATCATTAGAACAAGTCCGGTAGATATCATCATTTCAGGGATAAACGTAGCCGAAATAGACGGATTTGGGGTATTGCGTGTGGTTAATAAATTTATGGAAACCGCAGGCATTAGTGTTATTATGCTCTTGGCCAATCAGGATTATGATCTTGCCCGCAGAGTGATGGAATTGGGTGCAGACGGTTACCTTATGCCCCCTTTTGATGATGGCGAACTGCTTAATCATGTAGAAGTAAAACTCAGAAAAAAAAGACTTCAACACGAATTATTTTTAAAACAACACATTCAGTTAAGGAATATCCACAACACCAGTGATGAACTTTCCTGGTTAAGATCGAGGTTTGAAGGCTATTTACCAAGATCTTTTAAGAAAAGTCAGGTTCTCTACAACAAAGGCGAAAGACGGTCGCTCGGCCTACATTACATTATATCAGGAAAGATAAAAACTTATATATCTGACGCTGCTGGTCATGTACTTATCACTGGTATTTATGGCCCTCATGAGTATTTCGGAATTCAGGGAACATTATTGGGTAATGAAAACAGGGAAATTGCAGAAGCCATTAATAACACCGAAATACTTACAATCCCTTATGCCGATGTCCAGAATTTAATTTCAGACTACCCAGATCTGTTCAGTATTTTCGCTAAAAATCTTGCTCATACATTAAATAACCGTGATGAAAAGCTGCTGGATATTGCCTATTACTCTGTACGAAAGAGAATAGCAAAAGCGATTATCGAACTAACCAAATTGAACCATGAATCTGCAGAGAATGACAGATTTATACTTCCCAGGCATGATCTGGCATGTTTAGTAGGCATTGCAACTGAAACATTGAGCAGGGTACTAAGCGATTTTACAAGAGAAGGATTGATTGAAAAAGATGGCAATAACATCATTGTACTGGATATGAATTCATTAAAAATGATGAAAAACTAG
- a CDS encoding DNA alkylation repair protein, with protein MASPLKDLYSPAFYDRLTNALTVTIPGFDKGKFIKKIFTSEFESKELKERMKHTSKVLHDFLPEDYAQTIALIKKTIAQLRIHGIGEDGLAYMFLPDYIETYGIDDFEGSVEALEFVTQFVSCEFAVRPFILKYENEMILKMQKWSLHESHKVRRLSSEGSRPRLPWAMGIPFLKKDPTSILPILENLKTDPSEYVRRSVANSLNDIAKDHPQVVLNIAKNWSGLGAETDAIIKHGSRTLLKQGHADILKHYGLDDAGILLKDFKILTPQVKIGESLEFSFSILNENPYEQKVRLEYAVYYKKQNGQNAKKVYKISERIYPPGATINIIRKQKFVLITTRKFHLGNHQVSMIINGAEKEISHFELTA; from the coding sequence ATGGCCAGTCCACTTAAAGATTTATATTCACCTGCTTTTTACGATAGATTAACCAATGCGTTGACGGTTACCATACCAGGTTTCGACAAAGGAAAATTTATCAAAAAAATTTTCACATCCGAATTTGAATCAAAAGAATTGAAAGAGCGGATGAAACATACCTCGAAGGTATTACACGATTTTTTACCTGAAGATTATGCTCAAACAATCGCGCTCATCAAAAAAACAATCGCACAATTAAGGATTCATGGTATTGGAGAAGATGGCCTGGCCTATATGTTTTTACCTGATTATATCGAAACCTATGGCATTGATGATTTCGAAGGCTCAGTTGAAGCACTCGAATTTGTTACGCAGTTTGTAAGCTGTGAATTTGCTGTTCGACCTTTCATTTTAAAATACGAAAATGAGATGATTTTAAAAATGCAAAAATGGTCGCTGCACGAAAGCCATAAAGTGAGAAGGCTCTCCAGTGAAGGCAGCCGTCCGCGATTACCCTGGGCCATGGGCATTCCATTTCTGAAAAAAGACCCTACATCCATTTTACCAATACTGGAGAACCTTAAAACAGACCCATCAGAATATGTAAGGCGGAGCGTTGCCAATAGCTTAAATGATATTGCCAAAGATCATCCCCAGGTTGTTTTAAATATTGCTAAGAACTGGTCGGGTTTGGGTGCCGAAACAGATGCCATTATTAAACATGGTAGCCGTACATTACTTAAACAAGGTCATGCCGATATCCTTAAACATTATGGCTTAGATGACGCGGGAATTTTATTAAAAGATTTCAAAATCTTAACGCCGCAAGTCAAAATCGGCGAAAGTCTGGAGTTCTCGTTTTCTATCCTTAATGAAAATCCTTATGAACAAAAAGTGAGGTTGGAATATGCCGTTTACTATAAAAAGCAAAATGGGCAGAATGCCAAAAAAGTGTACAAGATTTCGGAGCGGATTTATCCTCCAGGTGCAACGATAAACATAATCCGCAAACAAAAATTCGTGCTGATTACCACACGTAAATTTCATTTGGGTAACCACCAGGTTTCGATGATTATTAACGGAGCCGAAAAAGAAATCTCACATTTCGAATTAACGGCTTAG